In the genome of Brachypodium distachyon strain Bd21 chromosome 3, Brachypodium_distachyon_v3.0, whole genome shotgun sequence, the window TTGCAGTCGGCATTGATTGCTTGACGCATTAAGATTATACTCACCTAAGTAGCTCACCACAATGGTACTTTGGCAGAAGGTGCGCCATATGCTCGTAGTGTCCAATGGGTATTTATTGTCTACCTATTGCGACATGGTAGAATTGTGATGCCAGAACCGCCGGTGTTGCTTACTTCAGACATCACATTCTCGAGGGTTTATACACCTATGTTGCCCACCACCTGCGGTTTGGCAGGAGTTGCATATATCATATCCTCGCAAGGGTCCACCGACTTTTGGTTGTAAATCCAAGCAACAAGGAAAACACGCAGCAATTCGACCTCTTAGATCTTTTGTTCCCGGAAAAACATTTGAATTTTTCGCAACTTAAAACGCTTTTGCATTCAAAAGTGGAAACATGAAGACCAACGAGACTTCTAGAATCTCCCCCACCCCAGCATTATCCCCTCTAACTAATTCCTCCCGAATTTCTGTACAAATATTCTTGGCAAAAGGAAGTGAAAACAATGGCCCATCGGCAGGAACAGTAATCTGGATGCAGAGAATATAATTCGTGTGGAGGGAGGGGGAGAAAAATGTTTGGGGGAATCTTGTTCACGTGGGAGAGATGAGCCAGAGATCACACTCCATTcgtttcattcattcattgaTTCAGGCTGGACCAAGAATAAATAAAGATGGGCCGCGTGGGGTGATGCTCGCTAGCTTTGTTCTGCCGCTGCGGTGGACTCTTCTGCTGCCGCTCACATGGACGGATGGACGGAGGAAGAGCTGGAGGACACATGCAGCGGAAGGAAATCAAGAGACTTGTTTATGTTGGTGACTTGTATAGGGAGCCAAAAAGATGATTGAGAAATTTTCGAAATTTAAGCTGTCCAGCCACTTCGAGATCTAAGTTTGACCAGCGGTTAGACTCTCTCATGATGTATAACTCGTATTTCATCTGGACGGCATTCAGATGGCAGATGGAAAACTGCTAAAAGGCCCTctgattcaaaggattttcataggaagtttggaggatttgaattcttaggattttttttcttatatgAGTTGTTAGGACTGAATCCTATGGAAAAAATTTCTAAGAATTCTATTGCACTACATTTCATAGGATTTtttccgtccactccaacctctttttcaattttctttgtttttcctgtgtTCAATTAAACAAACATGTGTCTAACAACAATCCCGCAGTATACGAATGGGCGTGACATTGCAATCCTGCGATTTTCCGCTTTTCCTATCATACGACTCAAAAGAGACCCCTAAAAAAGTTAAAGATGACAAGGAGCAATACGTggtttttaaaaaatgaagTTATTCAGAATTACAATCCTTAGCTAAAAGCACAGATGTACTGCCACGCGCGTGGAATGCAAGCTCCTCTTTGGCAAAATTTACAAGTTCATGATACACACTCTCTCTGCTCTTGACAAAATTTTCCACGTATGCAGAAGAGCTACGAGCGCTTTACCGCTTCCGTGCTCAAGCTACGCACGCAGCCACCGAGCCACGCACAGCCCGATTTCGAGTGTATAGACTCCTCTCTTCTTCGAgcaagggaaaaaaatctgTAAAAGGCTTTGGTGGCCCACGGAAAATGGCAGGCCCGGAAGCACAAATAGGCCAGGCCCATTTCAAACATGAATCCGCGAGAAGCTCTTCCAGCCCATTTCTGGACGGAGCGCTGACAAGTCAACAGCAATTCGAGAAGATTTCCTTTTGACCCGGCGGCTAGTCCTTTCTTAAGCTTGAAGGATGAATAGAAAAAGGTTGAAACAGACAGTCAGTACTCCGTAGTTTATTTATACACATTATTGGTAGCACACGATAGAGTGACTGTGTCCGTGTTGTCCAACGTTAGTGAAATAGAACGTGCCTCGCAACATCTACTctaatttgtttaaatattgatgtatatatgtttaaaaagtATTTAGATATATGaaatagaaagtcatttaatatggaccggagaaataaaaagaaagcAGACACTACGTGCTCTTTCACCgcttcataaaaaaaaaagccttcaaagaaaaaagaaaagaaaaaaaaattaaaaacatgtTCTTGTCTTAGCACGGAAAACTTTAACGTGCGAATAAAGAACTTCCGGTACCTTGCAGGAATCAGTTGTTTCTTGTGTACTTTTTCTcagtccaataaaagatgtctcaatttcgATACATTCAAATTCTAACAAACTTGGCATATCTTTGGAAGGagtatttgtttctttttttttaccagaacTAAGAATGCAATTAATTCCTGTGGATTCTTGTGTGTTGTTTCTTGACAGGCAGAATGCAATTCAGAGTTTCAGACACTCGTTAACAACCCCTGTCCCAGCGAGCGGGGGAGAGATGAACTTCAGACGCTAAAACGACGAACTAATTCTTGTTTACAAGAACTGGCACTAATCCCGCTTTACAATAACAACATTTCTCTTACGAATcttatatactccgtactgttcttcttctactactactgctgtaCGATCCAAGCGTTCCGGCGCTATCTgctccgggcggcggcggcggccatggcgcgagcggcggcgagctccctGGCGAGCCCCTGGACCTGCGCGTGGTAGGCGCGAGCGATCTCGGCGgcctccccctcggcgtcgcCCAGCTGCGCGCAGAGCAgctcctcggcctcctccgccgcctccgcgcgccgccgcgccgcctccgcctccgcccgcagcgccgccacctccttctCCAGCTCCGCGTTCCGCCGCCTCAgggcctccacctccgccacgtcgccgccctccgccgccaccctctGCTGATTATTGCTCTGCTTCTTCCACCCAAGATGGCCTGCCGGGGCCGCGATGGCAATGCCGATGGCCGGCGCCATTGGAACTCGATGGAATTAAGCGCGGAGAGCGATCGGAGGACGAACAGAGTTTGTTGGAGTTTGCGGTTGCTTTGATGGCTGGCTGCTGCTACTAACTGGGCCTTGCATTGCAGGGTATTTATGGGAGGCGGGTGGGTTCGTTGAAGGACGGGAAGGCGTCCGGGTTCGATGTATCTGGACGTGAGGACGGGGAGAGGCTCTGTCGACCGATGGGCAGTGACCACATGTGACATGTGAGGTGAGCGAAGCTCGGAAGGTGCTGAGGCAAATTAAAGGTGGTTGTGGATGTATCCAAACTCGGCCACTCGCCcgggtttttttctttggaggCCAACTTATTATGTTGTGTTTGAGACTGCTTCACTCCATAATTCACCGGTGAAGAACGTCCGACACCCCTAGCCTCAACCACGGGCTTGGaatcatatttatttttttggaggCCAACCTTtcattttcaaatttatttcGGACGaaccttttattttaaattaaaAGTGAAGAAACCGTCCTAAACTGGAATTCAGAAGTAATTAAAAGACCAAATGGGACTTTTACGGCAAGGCCCAACGGACAGGGACTGGATCAAATTACCCAAGCCCAAACGCGGCCCAGCTCTCCCAgcgagcaaaaaaaaaaaagcagttGGGAATGAGACACCGTGAGACGAGACCGACGAGGCAGACACACTTCGCTTGGCTTCGAGAGGCGCACGCCGCGCCACGGCGAACCCactgccaccaccaccacccaccatgctctccctcctcccgcccttgcgcccgcgcgccgcgccctccgacgccgcctccgccgcgccgcgccgcccggtcgTCATCCTCCCAGTCAGTCaccgcgccctcctcctccctctcttaTGTATGTTTTggctgtctctctctctctctctcgctccgTGTGTgacgcgcgggcgcggcgttCGTCGTAGTGGGCGCTGAACAGGGGCTCGGGAACAACACGGCCGACTACGCGCGGCTGGCCGGGGCGCTGCGGGACGACCACGGGATgccggccgccgtcgtcgcgcGGGTGTCCCGCCCCGACTGGCTCCGCAACGCCGCGGGGCTCGCCGACCTCAGCTACTGGCGCGGCACcctccgcccgcgccccgTCCTAGACTGGTACGTCATTAAACACCACAGCAGTACAGTACTGCTTAGCCTCGCCTCCTCCCAGGCGTATCCTGCCGTCGTCCAAGGCAGATATGTCATTTTTGGCTGCGATGGGAGTGAGGAGTTTCACCGAACACcttgcctgcctgcctgcctgcgtGCACTGCAGGTACCTAGGACGAGTGGAGGAAGCGGTGGCCGAGGCCAAGGAGCTCTGCTCTCCAGGTTCGTCTCCCAAAATCAAATTACGACGCAAGATGAAGCTCTTGACAGTTTTACTGCCAGTTTAATCAGTTTTGAAATGTTCAACAATTTTACTGGCTTCTGTTCAAAGAGAAGCTTGATCCGTATTTAGGACGTGCCTGCCAGTGGAACCCTTTGTGGTTAGTTTGAAATTACCATGACAAGGAAATCTCTGCTTCGATGTCTAGAGTTCGATTGTTTGTTCCGGTTTGGAACTCATCATGTTGGGTCATAGTTGCAGACCTCTGATTGGTACATGATTGTTGAATGTGTTCTCGGTGGGCCATGTTGTTGTAGACACAGAAATAAGTGCGGGAAAAACCATGGAATGAAATGATCAATGttctgaaaagaaaagcaagatTGAACGAACTGTTTGCTGCTAATTGCAGATGGGAAGCTATCATTGATAGGGCATTCGGCCGGGGGCTGGCTCGCGCGCGTGTACATGGAGGAATTT includes:
- the LOC100832460 gene encoding protein RESPONSE TO LOW SULFUR 2, whose protein sequence is MAPAIGIAIAAPAGHLGWKKQSNNQQRVAAEGGDVAEVEALRRRNAELEKEVAALRAEAEAARRRAEAAEEAEELLCAQLGDAEGEAAEIARAYHAQVQGLARELAAARAMAAAAARSR